Proteins co-encoded in one Scatophagus argus isolate fScaArg1 chromosome 11, fScaArg1.pri, whole genome shotgun sequence genomic window:
- the LOC124066617 gene encoding CCR4-NOT transcription complex subunit 9-like gives MLATGAAVTNVTALAQVDREKIYQWINELSSPETRENALLELSKKRESVPDLAPMLWHSCGTIAALLQEIVNIYPSINPPTLTAHQSNRVCNALALLQCVASHPETRSAFLAAHIPLFLYPFLHTVSKTRPFEYLRLTSLGVIGALVKTDEQEVINFLLTTEIIPLCLRIMESGSELSKTVATFILQKILLDDTGLAYICQTYERFSHVAMILGKMVLQLSKEPSARLLKHVVRCYLRLSDNLRAREALRQCLPDQLKDSTFAQVLKDDTTTKRWLAQLVKNLQEGQVTDARGIPLAPQ, from the exons ATGCTTGCGACGGGAGCA GCTGTTACTAACGTCACAGCCCTGGCCCAGGTAGACCGGGAAAAGATCTACCAATGGATCAATGAGTTGTCCAGTCCAGAGACCAGAGAAAACGCCTTGCTGGAGTTGAGCAAGAAACGCGAGTCTGTGCCGGACCTGGCCCCAATGCTCTGGCACTCCTGTGGCACCATTGCTGCCCTGTTGCAG gAAATAGTGAACATCTATCCATCTATAAACCCACCTACACTTACAGCTCACCAGTCTAACAGAGTGTGCAACGCCCTGGCACTTCTGCAATGTGTCGCCTCACACCCAGAGACACG GTCAGCTTTTCTTGCTGCGCACATTCCTCTTTTCCTTTACCCTTTTCTGCACACTGTGAGCAAAACAAGGCCATTTGAGTACCTGCGACTTACCAGCCTCGGGGTCATAG GTGCCTTGGTGAAAACAGATGAACAAGAAGTGATTAACTTCCTCCTCACTACTGAAATCATCCCACTGTGTCTGCGCATCATGGAATCGGGGAGTGAACTCTCCAAGACG GTTGCCACATTCATCCTGCAGAAGATCCTGTTGGATGACACAGGCCTGGCTTACATATGTCAGACGTATGAACGCTTCTCCCACGTGGCCATGATTCTT GGTAAAATGGTGCTCCAGCTCTCTAAAGAACCATCAGCTCGACTGTTGAAGCATGTTGTTCGCTGCTACCTTCGCCTCTCAGATAATCTCAG AGCCAGAGAAGCCCTGCGTCAGTGTCTGCCCGACCAGCTGAAAGACAGCACCTTCGCCCAGGTGCTGAAAGACGACACCACCACCAAACGCTGGCTGGCACAGCTGGTCAAGAACCTGCAGGAGGGCCAAGTCACCGATGCCAGAGGGATCCCACTGGCTCCGCAGTGA